The following proteins come from a genomic window of Metarhizium brunneum chromosome 2, complete sequence:
- the SEC65 gene encoding Signal recognition particle SEC65 subunit, with amino-acid sequence MSHPRVEEVSDSDPDVASDPEEGDIDDFIDADIMRRIPQQQPPSRSSAPPASAPSNLPSQMLGPDADRSAYSSFQCIYPVYFDASRTLSQGRRVPASLAVRSPLAREIANACSRLRLPTLLEPEKTHPKDWANPGRVKVGLKQTPQNPSGIKSKHHLYILIAKHLQQNPTTENSPGLRVRMGGQVQPPEGKPYPKPAVPRGWKMSEYLPYLSPAMTGGGVSENLFKDMMKEMQSGGDPMSALMAGAAGHGGDEGSAGSGGKKKKDKKGKGRS; translated from the coding sequence ATGTCTCACCCACGGGTAGAAGAAGTCTCCGACAGCGACCCGGACGTGGCGTCCGACCCCGAGGAAGGCGACATTGACGACTTTATCGACGCGGACATCATGCGCCGCATACCCCAGCAGCAACCGCCGTCCAGATCCTCTGCACCACCAGCCTCCGCCCCCTCAAACCTGCCCAGCCAAATGCTGGGCCCCGACGCCGACCGCTCCGCCTACTCCTCCTTCCAGTGCATCTACCCAGTCTACTTTGACGCCAGCCGCACCCTCTCCCAGGGCCGCCGCGTGCCGGCCTCGCTCGCCGTGCGCAGCCCCCTGGCGCGCGAAATCGCAAACGCCTGCTCCCGCCTCCGCCTGCCCACGCTGCTCGAGCCGGAAAAGACCCATCCCAAGGACTGGGCGAACCCGGGCCGCGTAAAAGTCGGCCTGAAGCAGACGCCCCAGAATCCGTCGGGCATCAAGAGCAAGCACCACCTGTACATTTTGATTGCCAAGCATTTGCAGCAGAACCCCACCACGGAGAACTCGCCCGGGCTGAGGGTAAGGATGGGCGGGCAGGTGCAGCCGCCCGAGGGGAAGCCGTACCCCAAGCCCGCGGTGCCGCGGGGCTGGAAGATGAGCGAGTACTTGCCGTATTTGAGTCCGGCCAtgacgggcggcggcgtgtcGGAGAATTTGTTCAAGGACATGATGAAGGAGATGCAGAGCGGGGGGGATCCCATGAGTGCCTTGATGGCGGGTGCTGCTGGGCACGGGGGGGACGAGGGGAGTGCGGGATCCGgcgggaagaagaagaaggacaagaaaggGAAGGGGAGGTCATGA
- the ura3 gene encoding Orotidine 5'-phosphate decarboxylase, which translates to MAQHPTLKATYASRAQTATHPLNAYLFKLMDLKASNLCLSADVTTARELIYVADKLGPSIVVLKTHYDMVSGWDFHPQTGTGAKLASLARRHGFLIFEDRKFGDIGNTVEMQYIGGSARIIEWAHIVNVNMVPGKASVTSLANAATRWFERYPYEVKTSVSVGTPTAEEFEDHDVGSSGRDDTNDSAPRRTDDGRKGSIVSVTTVTQQYEPVNSPRLTKNMAGDDEVLFAGIEEAPMTRGLLILAQMSSAGNFMNKEYTQACVEAAREHRDFVMGFVSQEALNTQVDDQFIHMTPGCQLPPQDDDRNGSVQGDGKGQQYNTPQKIIGIAGADIVIVGRGILKASDPEGEAERYRSAAWKAYTERVR; encoded by the coding sequence atggcACAACACCCAACCCTCAAGGCAACGTACGCCTCTAGGGCTCAAACGGCCACTCACCCACTCAATGCCTACCTTTTCAAGCTGATGGATCTGAAGGCGTCGAATCTATGTTTGAGCGCAGATGTCACTACCGCCCGAGAGCTTATCTACGTTGCGGACAAACTTGGCCCGTCCATTGTCGTTCTCAAGACACACTATGATATGGTCTCTGGATGGGATTTCCACCCTCAAACCGGCACCGGCGCAAAGTTGGCTTCATTGGCTCGTCGTCATGGATTCTTAATCTTTGAGGACCGCAAGTTTGGTGATATCGGCAATACTGTGGAAATGCAGTATATTGGCGGCTCCGCTCGAATTATTGAGTGGGCGCATATCGTCAACGTGAACATGGTACCTGGAAAAGCTTCGGTGACCTCGTTAGCAAACGCTGCCACTCGATGGTTCGAGCGATATCCTTACGAGGTCAAGACGTCAGTTTCTGTGGGCACTCCTACCGCAGAGGAGTTTGAGGACCACGATGTAGGCTCTAGCGGTCGCGACGACACCAATGACAGCGCGCCTAGACGGACAGATGACGGACGAAAGGGGAGCATTGTTTCCGTTACTACTGTGACGCAACAATATGAGCCCGTGAACTCGCCACGACTGACTAAAAACATGGCTGGTGATGACGAAGTCCTCTTTGCCGGTATCGAAGAAGCGCCCATGACCCGAGGATTACTTATTCTGGCACAAATGTCATCGGCAGGCAACTTTATGAACAAGGAGTACACGCAAGCATGCGTGGAAGCTGCCAGAGAACACAGAGACTTTGTCATGGGATTTGTTTCACAAGAGGCTCTCAACACACAAGTCGACGACCAATTTATCCATATGACGCCTGgctgccagctgccgccTCAGGACGATGACCGGAACGGATCCGTCCAAGGCGATGGCAAGGGGCAGCAATACAATACACCTCAGAAGATTATCGGCATTGCCGGAGCAGATATCGTTATTGTCGGTCGCGGCATCCTCAAGGCAAGCGACCCCGAAGGCGAGGCAGAACGATACCGCTCGGCAGCATGGAAGGCATACACGGAGAGAGTTCGCTGA
- the SOK1 gene encoding Protein SOK1 has protein sequence MVPEQDTGGPVERPRRNLSTSAPGPNTETEQIQDADVQMQQAPQDEAQNAGKNQSTSQESPRRCDPALRSSTPAAAVLSRNPSSNSPSSSPTPEPVVTRHSRRHSLHQSLPVEPPVTKATLSELDVSKIIHNPKLRHDINFDPELHFRPNLDGEKGRKKQERANQFWRTLKEELTLFIIDRPAFHAKHGESDDWTLPLLLKAVKEIIQTLVPQRDRQFLDEGFNIELLMQQFYKGIADLEKLALWLSQVLKSHCAPMRDDWVDTMYTQLRDGNRDSDLDQLVTGMRSLLSVLEAMKLDVANHQIRCLRPVLIEDTTHFEQKFFVKKIQSRKVDITGAREWYREFERNYSATLLNATQTFGDMGVFFEALSRLVLPSSGEKRVPSTFLFDEERIMKIRSDMVDAINLDICMRMYEDLERVARYSSRMFGRGCRPLDEDTFNSSTMPNSEFNFNTPLSNSRPSSLALSSSSSSASSSPRSSLSMPSYVAPENCESRIKAKNVYNSLVALLQSTPPSSRYCNRWQTIAPAMALQIFRYTNAPSEFLPTFEGKLMDNVCRVDSQIYKEVEQAFHSRLMTALAGRVREFKALSGVSLFAVATGGRVANNNHLSLCRDSESSLRDGQDEGGVEDMATRLAHLGVLHWRVWAQLAYLSEPEDMSVDVPSHI, from the coding sequence ATGGTACCAGAGCAGGATACTGGCGGCCCTGTCGAGAGACCACGCAGGAATCTTTCAACCTCAGCCCCCGGACCCAATACCGAGACTGAGCAAATACAAGACGCCGATGTCCAGATGCAGCAGGCTCCTCAGGACGAGGCACAAAATGCAGGCAAAAACCAGTCAACATCACAAGAATCGCCTCGGCGGTGTGATCCGGCCCTGCGATCCTCTACACCCGCTGCCGCAGTGCTATCCAGAAATCCGTCTAGCAACTCAccgtcgtcttcgccaacACCAGAACCGGTGGTAACACGACATTCAAGGCGGCACTCTCTTCATCAGTCGCTCCCTGTTGAGCCCCCAGTCACAAAAGCTACTCTGAGCGAGCTGGACGTATCAAAGATAATCCATAATCCCAAGTTACGGCACGACATAAACTTCGACCCTGAGCTGCACTTTAGGCCGAATTTGGACGGAGAAAAGGGACGAAAAAAGCAAGAGAGGGCAAATCAGTTTTGGCGGACGTTGAAGGAGGAATTGACGCTATTCATAATAGACCGACCCGCTTTCCACGCCAAACATGGAGAGTCCGACGACTGGACACTCCCCTTGCtgctcaaggccgtcaaggaAATAATTCAGACGCTGGTTCCCCAACGCGACCGCCAGTTTTTGGACGAAGGCTTTAATATCGAATTGTTGATGCAGCAGTTTTACAAGGGCATCGCCGATTTGGAAAAGTTGGCTCTCTGGCTTTCCCAAGTGCTCAAGTCTCACTGCGCGCCGATGCGGGATGACTGGGTAGACACCATGTATACACAGCTTCGCGACGGCAATCGCGATTCTGATTTGGATCAACTTGTCACTGGAATGCGCAGCTTACTAAGTGTACTGGAAGCTATGAAGCTGGACGTTGCAAACCATCAAATTCGCTGTCTGAGACCTGTCTTGATTGAGGATACGACACACTTTGAGCAAAAATTCTTTGTCAAGAAGATTCAGTCTCGAAAGGTGGACATTACCGGGGCTCGGGAATGGTATCGAGAATTTGAGAGAAATTATTCTGCTACGCTTCTTAACGCGACGCAAACCTTTGGCGACATGGGCGTCTTCTTTGAAGCTCTCTCTCGTCTGGTCCTCCCCTCATCCGGGGAGAAGCGAGTGCCCAGCACCTTCTTGTTTGACGAAGAGCGAATTATGAAGATCCGGTCAGACATGGTTGACGCAATCAACTTGGATATTTGCATGCGCATGTACGAGGATCTGGAGCGGGTGGCACGCTATAGCTCAAGGATGTTCGGTCGCGGGTGCCGGCCCCTTGACGAGGATACCTTTAACTCGTCAACAATGCCAAATTCAGAGTTCAACTTCAACACGCCACTGTCCAACTCTAGGCCGTCAAGTCTCGCACTTAGCTCTTCTTCTAGCTCTGCATCTTCCTCCCCACGCTCTTCTCTATCCATGCCTTCATATGTCGCGCCGGAGAACTGCGAATCACgaatcaaggccaagaatgTGTACAACTCGCTGGTTGCGTTGTTGCAGTCGACGCCTCCATCGTCGCGTTATTGCAATCGATGGCAGACTATCGCCCCGGCAATGGCTCTTCAAATCTTCCGGTACACCAATGCCCCGTCGGAGTTTCTGCCAACGTTTGAGGGGAAGCTCATGGACAATGTGTGCCGGGTTGATTCACAAATCTACAAAGAGGTCGAGCAGGCTTTCCACAGCAGGCTAATGACTGCATTAGCGGGCCGAGTCCGTGAGTTTAAAGCACTGTCAGGCGTTTCGCTCTTCGCCGTAGCCACTGGTGGACGAGTGGCCAACAACAATCACCTCTCTCTATGCCGAGACTCTGAATCATCTTTACGCGATGGACAAGATGAGGGAGGAGTTGAGGATATGGCAACTCGGCTGGCCCATCTCGGTGTTTTGCACTGGCGAGTATGGGCTCAGTTGGCATATCTCAGCGAGCCTGAAGATATGTCTGTGGACGTTCCCAGTCACATTTAG